CAGGGTGGAGCCCGGCCACCCGGGGCGCTACTGTTGGAACGTTCGGGGACAATCAAACGCGCTGAAAAGGCGGGGACGACCGGATGAGCGCCGTCGCTGTCTCTCTGCCCGTCTGTTGCGAGAGCCCAGTCCGGTCTCGACTCGTTCCGTAGCTTAGCTTAGCTGCTGCGCGCCCGAATCCCCCGCGCGTTAGCGTGTCGCGACTTGCGACCTAGTAGCTTTTACGCGCTCATCATCCCTTATCGCGAGGAATCTAGCAAAGCGAACCCAACAACACTAGCACCTTGCAAGGTTTCATCAGCAGCAAGTGGCGACGCGCTTCGTGCTCTGCCTCTGGACGCTTCTACACCGCCCAAGATCACGCGTGCCTGCATTCATCCATCATTCCATTCCCATCTGATGCGAGAATGATACTGTTGTCAGTCATGGAATGGAAGCGATCGCACCCGGACAAGTGACGATGGCCCCGACCCCGCGTCGCCGGCCAAGAACCGGTCGTCAGGTGCGCGGACACAGGTCGCCAGATCACGCGAAAAAAAAGGGTGTCGCGATCGCCGCGAACCGATGAGCAAACCGGCCATTCCGAGGGCACGCGAACTCGACGCACCCGTCAAGATGGTTTATCTTCAGATCGTACCGCGCGAAAGCAGTCGCGCTCTCGCCACGCCACTACCCATGCTGTGCATCCTATCACCAGCTGGTGGAGGCAGGAGGGACGACAGGACGACTGACCGCTCCCCTGTGCTTACGCCTCGCGCAGCCTCGCCTGATGCCTCCTGCTCATGGACGGGCGAGCCCGGCGTATAAAGATTTTCTAGAGAGGCCGCGCGCACCACAAATCCTCAAACGGAAACGCGCATTTATTCCGTGTAAGCTCCCCACCACCTTTCTCCTCACTGCCCAGACAAGGACTCGGAAAAGCACCGGGCGATCGCCGCTGTCCCAGCCAGCCATCGAAGCCACCACCCACGCCATTCACACGGCCCGGCAACGCACGGCAACAACGCGCGCGGTTCCGTCTCACCAGCCATGATGCATCGGCCCttccgcgccgccggcgccgtcctCGCTGCCGTCGTCGCGGGGCTGGTGTGCGCGGCGGGGGTCGCCGAGGCGGGCACCGGCACGTTCATCTACGCCGGGTGCTCGCCGTCCAAGTACCAGCCGGGCACCCCGTTCGAGGCCAGCCTGGAGTCGCTCCTCACCTCCTTCGCCAACGCGGCGCCCAACGCTGGGTACAGCACCTTCACGGCGGGCGCCAACGGcacgggcggcgccgcggcgtaCGGGCTCTACCAGTGCCGCGGCGACctggacggcggcgactgcgCGGCGTGCGTGCGGGACGCGGTGGGGCAGCTGGGCCAGGTCTGCCCCGCGGCGTCCGCGGCGTCGCTGCAGCTGGAAGGGTGCTACGTGCGGTACGACGGCAGCAACTTCGTGGGCGCGCCCGACACCGCCATGGTGTACCGCAAGTGcagcaccagcaccagcagcGACGGCGGCTTCCTCGGGAGCCGGGACGCCGTGCTCGGGGACCTGcagcagggcgccggcggctaCAAGGTGGCCAGCTCCGGCAGCGTGCGGGGCGTGGCGCAGTGCCTGGGCGACCTCGCGGCGGCCGACTGCACGGCGTGCCTGGCGCAGGCGGTCGGGCAGCTCAAGGGCACCTGCGGCACCGCGCTGGCCGCCGACGTGTACCTGGCGCAGTGCTACGTCAGGTACTGGGCCGACGGCTACTACTTCCGCCCGGCACAAGGTACGCGAACGTGCACGTGCAGTTCTCGCCCTTCGCGTTTCAGCCTTTCTTTCCATCGGACGATTAAAAAAAATCCGGATTATTCGGTTCTACTCCTATTCCACTGTGGTTGCGCGTTCTTAGCACGAGTTGCTGTACGAATTGATTCCAGTTGGCGATGGGTAAACCTCCCAAAAGTTAAGAAGGAGATGTGGCAGAATATGTCCTCGGACAGCCCTTTTCTCCATATGGGGCATGTCAGTAGAATGTCCGAGCGAGgctgggtgcgttcgttttctgagatctaaagtttagaggggtcacatcaaagagaatcttatcatttagaagtattaaataaagtctaactacaaaactaattgcagaactctaaggctaattcgcgagacgaatctaatgaggtatattaatccatgattagcggatgattactgtagcatcactgtggcaaattatggattaattaggctcattaaatttgtctcgcgaattagcacccatctgtgcaaaaagttttgtaattagactttatttaatacttctaaatgacaagattctctttgatgtgatgggtctaaaatttagagggtaggaaacgaacaggtcCTTAGTAACTTCCCAAAGCTAAGTTTCGCAGGAAAGTTACTTTCAAAAAAAATCGCGGGAAAGTTCACTCCGTGTGACGCAAAATTTTCAATTGCGTTGGATCAGACGCCTGTAATTTGAAAATTTTAGCTGCCCAGTAGATCAAGCAGGCGTGGCTAGTAGATTAGCAAAAGAGAAAGAGACAAGATACCAATCACTTGACTGCAGACGGCAACCGCGCCGCGCGCAACATAACAAGTTAACAACCCATAAACATCAGAGACCACGCTCTGTTTTCAGCCTATCAGGTCAAATCAGTAGTAGCTGAGCTCGTCCAATACATCATGGGTTTTGCTATGCCAATCATCTTGAACTTTCTAGTGGGCCGTATGCTAGGCTTCTAGTAGTAGTTGGACCCAGTATAATCAGGCAGATGCAAGCTTTGGTCGAAGCGACAGTAACAAAAGAAAGGAACTTTGAGTATGCTATGCCGTCGAATTCTTTTTCTTTTGCCGTACATACCGACCGAAACTTGAAAGGTTTGTCCTGGTCCACTGACGGCCACTAAAACAAAAACCCCTACTCCTAGTGCCCAAGCATATCGATCAGTCGGGTTTAGGGCTGCGCGGCGGCGATAGGCACGCACATTGTGGGATCGGGGCTTGACGGCGGCAGCCAAAGCCAAACCGCTCCCCATCCACGCCGATGAATATATTCCCGATAGATAAACCAACAAAGGCAGGGAGCACTCTCGGGCGAGTGCGCGGCTTTGAATATGCTCTTCTAATCCTGCGCGCACTCGAATCGATCATCTGATGCTCCGATGTCCTCCTATGGCCACAGATTCGCAGGACGATGTCGGGAGGACGCTGGCCATCGTCGTCGGCATCTTGGCGGGGCTGGCACTCTTCGTGGTCTTCGTCTCTTTCCTTAGGAAAACATGTAACTAAGCATCTTCTGTGCTCGCAAAGCGTCGTGTACCACCTGTGCCCCTGAGTCTGTACTCAGGGTCCGATGGCATGGAGAACCAAGGGCTCAGAAAAGAGATGGACCCACTAGCATAGCCTGCAAAAAGCTTCAGAAAGCGCATGTAATCTCATTTTGTTAGCAATAGATGTGGACTATCGGATGAGCACTATCTTGATTTGGGTCATCATTTTTGGTCCACTGATCATGGCATACTTAGCAATCATTTTTCGCAACAACATTCGCATCAGGTCATAATCATGTCGGCAGTTGGCTGCAGATCAGACTTGAATGGTATCAGTTCACACAGGTACGAACGCACGGTACACGATATATACAGCTGATTAACCAACGCACATCCTGAGCGGTTTTCGCTTTACAGCCCCCAGATTACGCGAGTTCGCACAGGGTAGACCTCGGGACCTTTGCTACAGGCTGCATCTCATCAGGCGCTGTGTCCCTGAGCCAATGGGCTCCACCTCGCCGGGTTGTAACCGCCGCAAGCGCTGATGCTCGACTCCCTCATCTTTGCCTCGGATATACCGCTGTTGCAAATGTTCGCAAACGCTCTCATTGACTTCATGCCGTACTGAGTGAGCGAGCCGCACTGGGATTCGAAAATCCTCACCTGGCAATAGCAATCAAGATGAAATAAGTTCAACAGGACAGAAACTGAATGCGAATGCGCAAGCAGCAGAGATATTGGAGAAAGGGAATTTCATGCATGCCTTATGCCAGAGCCGAATAAGAGAGAGCAGTGTACTCACCATCCTCTTCAAACAATCCCAGTCATCAACTAATGGTTCACCAGAGGCTCTAACGGCCTCAAGCATTTTAGGCCCATTCTCAAATCCAAAGATAAGTCTCCCAATGAAATCGATGCTGCTGTCAAGATGCTTCCTGTGTTGAACAGTTTCTTTAATCTCTCTGAGAGCCATCAGCTTCTCTTCAGATCCCCCGTTTAACTGCTCGTACTGAAAGCAAGAAGTGAATATTAGCAAACAAGGACAATAGGAGGCTGCTACAAGTGATTCGCAAAACTTGGGCTTGACTTAGAGAAGAGAGCTTGACATGGGAATAATAAGTGTACAAGCTCTAACACTCTCAAGTGCAGTACCTTCTCAACAAGAGCACAATTGTATTAAGAAGTTAGTTCTTCCTCCTACATTCTATAAGAAGTAAGAAGCCCGTCTACGTGACAGTTAAGCCACTCCAAACAAGCGAAATAGTTCCAACTTTGATTGGTAATAGGTAAGTTGGAGGAAACAGCAGAACAGCTTTTAGTCAGAGATAGGAGAAGCAAAACCCCTTCCCTGAACTGTCCTGTCAATTATTCTCTAAAATTCTCTAAAGCAGAGGTATAAATGTGTCAGCTGATAGCGCCTATGCTGTTTTACCAAATAAACACTTTTAAGGACTTATGAATTTGCACGTGGCAATAAAACAATTTAAAATGGTTGTAAAAACTAAAGCCATGATCCTTATTGCCTTCAACACAAAAAATATGATCTCTTGTGATAAAACCATGTCTTGAAAACAGCCATGTAAAAGAAAATAAACAACTCTATCCATTGAAATTGGCATAACGCACATAAAGCTAGaagaaaatatatatattattataaCAACATAATGTTATGATGCTATCTATGTCAAATAATGCAGCATAATTTCCAACAACAAATAACTAATCGTCTAAAATGAAATATTTCATCTACAAAACGGTTTATGCATCTGGCACAACAACATATCATGTTTTAGCTCAACAAAGTAGAGGTCAGGAATGAAAAACAACAAACAACCAATAGTTCCGCTTGTCATGATATTACTCAGAACAGCATCCATTTTGTTCCTTTCAATCAGCAACTATATATCATTTGAGTTCTTCTTTTAGAGGATCAGTTAAAGGGTGATGGGGAGACTGAAAGAATAGCTAGAATTTACCCTCTTCCACATGAAGAGAAGATCAGCATCTCTCTGATTGACTGCACCCTTTGGGCCTGGCCAAAGCAGCGTGTTTGCAATGTTGGCATTAGCAGGATCAAAACCTTGATAAAGGAAAAGCTTCTCATTCTTGAAGGTCTTGTCACCATACTCCATGACATGAGAACCCTCTTTGTACTTATTCGAGTTAGAGGTTCTTGTTTTCACCTGTACAACAAATTATATGATTTTCTGAAGTTCTCTCTTCCACCTTCCTAAGAAAGCAGTATGGTTAGCTGTAACCAATATGGAAGTGTGCTCAAGATTTACCACTTCATACTGATCCTTGATGGTTTCCTTCATTAGATTGTGGGTTTGACTGCCAATTAGAATCAGATCAGTACAAAACAGCAGGCCTAGTAGGTAACAGTCATAATAATTGCTATAGTAAGCTTGTATATTCTGGTTGTATCGACCAAAAATGTTAAGCACAAAGCAATATGCCTTTGCTTGTCAACACTCAACAGACCCCTGGCTGCTCGACAAACGATACTTCCCCGTCTTTTTTAATCATCTGGAGTTTTTTTCCATGTATTAGCTATTACCACTACAATCGAGCATTGTGTTGTGCAAATACCTTTTAAGCTAGTAAAGCAGATGATTATTGTACTAATTAACACCTACCATCATATGTAAAATGTACTGGCATTTCTTTAACATGATATGAGAACAAGGCATGTTGTGTACTAGAAAAGAATTAATGAAAAGGTTCCAAATAACAGAGCTGATGCAAAGTTCAGCTGCATAGAATGAACAAGAAAGATAAAAGGCAGTTTCATTTTGGGCAATAACACAATAGTTCGAGCTTAAAAACACCTAATGTAACTGGAATTGTATCACACTACATAATTGAAAAGAGCAACAAAAACAACATATCAAATATGTAGTCTCCATATGGAACTTATTTTGATCTAATACAATATAAATGCCGTACATCAATGGATTTCAAATGAGTCTTATGGTGTATGATGTTACCTATCTTCCATCCAAGAAACACTGTACAGATCACCTAAACAGGTAATGTACTCAGGAGGGGGTGATGGGTCCATCCCAGGGCAGTATGTTCCCCAACTATTTTCAACTGGATTTGCGGCAGTTGTGACATAAATATTTAGGTCTTGTGGCATTAATCCCTCAAAGATACTGCCACTTTCGCATGCTTCAACATATATAACCTGAAAAATAACATGGAATTTTCGTTTCAATCTAGGTGTATGAATTCCAGAACGAAACTTTTtttgaaaggaaaaaaaaatgaagAATCTATACCATTTTCGAGTAGCTATTGGAAGCATGCTTCTTTTTTAAAACGTTGATGAAGTCACCAGCATAGAGATATGGCAAGTTTGGCATACCTATAAGTTTGACCAGTTAAGTAAGCACACAGAAAATTGACTAAACAGCATCTCTTATGCATTAAGTCCAAACACATACCAAGAACTCCAGGACCCCCATGATCTGAGTAATAGATAAATATGTGGTCATTTGGTTTACTGTCTATAACCTTCTTACTCCCTCCAGTAATTGCACTTTTATTGCCCAAGAGCACAGCAAAGAAATTTTCAGTAGTGACCTGATCACCTGTATAGTCCTGCAAATGCATGTGTAGTCGCACAATGAATGAGCAGTAAGAACTGTAAATCCATACATGCTCGCAAAGCACAATTATCTTTTGACTCCGATAGTAAATTACTCAAGATCTTGTGTGGAACTAAAATTGAAGAGAAACAACCAATTATTACCTTTGGAACACCAGTATATACATTTTCACCTTTAGGGTGGTTAATGATAATCCCAGGCCTTGGGTTCAGAATGTTATGGGCAATATCATCGTACATGAACACCACAATGTTCTCCTCCTCCACTCCTCCCTTCCGCAGAATCTGGTATGCATGGCATACATCGGCCTGCCAAGCATCATGCGTACCACTATTATAAGTAAGCACTCACAATAATTTTATACTGCGTGGCATTCAATCATTAGCCGTATATTCTAAAAAAATAAATCCCAAATAGCCCCC
The sequence above is drawn from the Panicum hallii strain FIL2 chromosome 7, PHallii_v3.1, whole genome shotgun sequence genome and encodes:
- the LOC112899492 gene encoding vacuolar-processing enzyme beta-isozyme 1-like yields the protein MAAAAWLCGFVSLLAVAAAVADGEWEPLIRMPTEDGGDAAAAAAPAAEDEVGTRWAVLVAGSSGYGNYRHQADVCHAYQILRKGGVEEENIVVFMYDDIAHNILNPRPGIIINHPKGENVYTGVPKDYTGDQVTTENFFAVLLGNKSAITGGSKKVIDSKPNDHIFIYYSDHGGPGVLGMPNLPYLYAGDFINVLKKKHASNSYSKMVIYVEACESGSIFEGLMPQDLNIYVTTAANPVENSWGTYCPGMDPSPPPEYITCLGDLYSVSWMEDSQTHNLMKETIKDQYEVVKTRTSNSNKYKEGSHVMEYGDKTFKNEKLFLYQGFDPANANIANTLLWPGPKGAVNQRDADLLFMWKRYEQLNGGSEEKLMALREIKETVQHRKHLDSSIDFIGRLIFGFENGPKMLEAVRASGEPLVDDWDCLKRMVRIFESQCGSLTQYGMKSMRAFANICNSGISEAKMRESSISACGGYNPARWSPLAQGHSA
- the LOC112899493 gene encoding cysteine-rich repeat secretory protein 15-like; this encodes MMHRPFRAAGAVLAAVVAGLVCAAGVAEAGTGTFIYAGCSPSKYQPGTPFEASLESLLTSFANAAPNAGYSTFTAGANGTGGAAAYGLYQCRGDLDGGDCAACVRDAVGQLGQVCPAASAASLQLEGCYVRYDGSNFVGAPDTAMVYRKCSTSTSSDGGFLGSRDAVLGDLQQGAGGYKVASSGSVRGVAQCLGDLAAADCTACLAQAVGQLKGTCGTALAADVYLAQCYVRYWADGYYFRPAQDSQDDVGRTLAIVVGILAGLALFVVFVSFLRKTCN